A genomic segment from Nodularia sphaerocarpa UHCC 0038 encodes:
- the aroF gene encoding 3-deoxy-7-phosphoheptulonate synthase, whose product MIVVLKSGTPDSEITQICQELKEGWGVTVETSIGKQKTILGIIGDTSIIDTLQVQELNPWIEQVVRVQRPFKRVSREFRHGEASEVIVSTPNGCVPFGEHHPIVVVAGPCSVENEAMIVETAKRVKAAGAKFLRGGAYKPRTSPYAFQGYGESALDLLAAARAATGLGIITELMDASDLPAVSNVADIIQIGARNMHNFSLLKKVGAQDKPVLLKRGMSATIDEWLMAAEYILASGNSNVILCERGIRTFDAKYARNTLDLSVLPVLRSLTHLPIMIDPSHGTGNSDYVPAMALAAIAAGTDALMIEVHPNPARALSDGPQSLTPEKFDRLVQEMSVLGKVVNRWSMPALVTSV is encoded by the coding sequence ATGATTGTAGTCCTCAAAAGTGGTACACCTGATAGCGAAATCACACAAATTTGTCAAGAGTTAAAAGAAGGTTGGGGAGTCACAGTAGAAACAAGCATCGGCAAGCAGAAAACTATTTTAGGCATCATTGGTGACACATCGATTATCGATACATTGCAAGTCCAGGAATTAAACCCTTGGATTGAACAAGTAGTACGAGTGCAGCGACCTTTTAAGCGGGTGAGTCGGGAATTTCGCCACGGAGAAGCCAGCGAAGTTATTGTATCTACCCCTAACGGTTGTGTTCCTTTCGGAGAGCATCATCCCATCGTCGTGGTAGCCGGACCATGTTCGGTGGAGAATGAAGCCATGATAGTGGAAACAGCAAAGCGTGTAAAGGCAGCCGGAGCCAAATTCTTGCGTGGAGGAGCTTACAAACCCCGAACTTCACCTTATGCCTTTCAGGGGTATGGCGAAAGTGCATTAGATTTGTTAGCCGCAGCCCGTGCAGCTACTGGTTTGGGCATTATTACTGAACTGATGGATGCATCTGATTTACCCGCAGTGTCGAATGTAGCTGATATCATCCAGATTGGAGCGCGAAATATGCACAATTTCTCGTTGCTGAAAAAGGTCGGCGCTCAAGATAAACCAGTGTTACTCAAGCGGGGGATGTCTGCCACAATTGATGAGTGGTTGATGGCGGCAGAATATATTTTGGCATCGGGAAATTCTAATGTAATTCTTTGTGAGCGAGGAATTAGAACCTTTGATGCTAAATATGCTCGTAATACTTTAGATTTATCCGTACTTCCAGTATTGCGATCGCTCACCCATTTACCAATTATGATTGACCCTAGTCATGGTACTGGTAATTCTGATTATGTCCCAGCAATGGCATTAGCGGCGATCGCAGCTGGAACAGATGCCTTAATGATTGAAGTTCACCCCAATCCAGCCAGGGCGTTATCTGACGGACCTCAGTCCCTCACCCCTGAGAAATTTGATCGCTTAGTACAAGAAATGTCTGTTCTCGGCAAAGTAGTTAATCGCTGGTCGATGCCCGCATTAGTAACTTCCGTTTAA
- the trpD gene encoding anthranilate phosphoribosyltransferase — translation MTTITQTPPGQSIPTPDSYNWPALLQQLLDRQSLTVTQAAYLMQGWLIDAIPPVISGAILAAIQGKGITAAELVGMASVLQSQSSSPFDYAHGKPTPPVTERSRSNSPLPTPLIDTCGTGGDGASTFNISTAVAFVAAAAGVKVAKHGNRSASSKTGSADVLEALGINLNASYEKVQAAVGEVGITFLFAPGWHPALKAVADLRKTLKVRTIFNLLGPLVNPMRPTGQIIGVNDPHLLEAIAQSLSQLGCHQAIALYGREKLDEAGLADVTDLAVLQDKKVRHLILNPQELGLGFAPTAALRGGNVQENAEILQAVLQGKGTKPQQDVVALNTALALQVSQIVDGETDVLDNCMKNLVLAQEILQSGAAWTKLAQLAEFLQ, via the coding sequence ATGACAACCATAACTCAAACTCCACCGGGGCAAAGCATCCCCACTCCTGACTCCTACAATTGGCCTGCCTTATTGCAACAGTTACTTGATAGACAATCCTTAACTGTCACCCAAGCTGCTTATCTGATGCAAGGTTGGCTGATTGATGCCATTCCCCCGGTAATATCAGGAGCAATTTTAGCCGCCATTCAAGGCAAAGGCATCACCGCCGCCGAATTAGTAGGTATGGCTAGCGTCTTACAATCCCAATCTTCTTCCCCATTCGACTACGCTCACGGCAAGCCCACTCCCCCGGTTACTGAGCGCAGTCGAAGTAACTCCCCACTCCCCACTCCCCTGATTGACACCTGTGGAACTGGGGGAGATGGGGCTTCAACTTTTAATATCTCCACTGCTGTGGCTTTTGTCGCCGCCGCCGCCGGGGTAAAAGTTGCCAAACATGGTAATCGTTCCGCATCTAGTAAAACTGGTTCGGCTGATGTCTTGGAAGCTTTAGGTATAAATCTCAACGCGAGTTACGAGAAAGTACAGGCGGCTGTGGGTGAAGTTGGCATCACCTTTTTGTTTGCTCCTGGTTGGCATCCAGCACTCAAAGCCGTGGCGGATTTACGCAAAACTTTGAAAGTGCGGACTATTTTTAACCTGCTGGGACCTTTAGTTAATCCCATGCGACCAACGGGGCAAATTATTGGTGTTAACGATCCACATTTATTAGAGGCGATCGCCCAAAGTTTATCACAATTAGGATGTCATCAGGCGATCGCACTTTACGGGCGAGAAAAATTAGATGAAGCCGGATTAGCAGATGTCACAGACTTAGCAGTACTCCAAGACAAAAAAGTACGTCATCTCATCCTCAATCCTCAAGAACTGGGATTGGGTTTTGCACCCACCGCCGCCTTAAGAGGTGGAAATGTCCAAGAAAATGCGGAAATTTTGCAAGCAGTTCTCCAAGGTAAAGGCACTAAACCCCAACAAGATGTAGTTGCTTTGAATACAGCCTTAGCACTGCAAGTTAGTCAAATTGTTGATGGAGAAACCGATGTTTTAGACAATTGCATGAAAAACCTTGTACTAGCTCAAGAAATTCTGCAAAGCGGCGCAGCATGGACAAAACTAGCACAACTTGCCGAATTTTTGCAATAA
- the trpB gene encoding tryptophan synthase subunit beta has protein sequence MVNIQDIKTATVRPDALGRFGKFGGKYVPETLMPALSELETAYHQYRHDIGFQAELQNLLRDYVGRPSPLYFAERLTTHYARPDGTGAQIYLKREDLNHTGAHKINNALAQGLLAKRMGKQRIIAETGAGQHGVATATVCARFGLKCVIYMGIHDMERQALNVFRMKLMGAEVRPVEAGTGTLKDATSEAIRDWVTNVETTHYILGSVAGPHPYPMMVRDFHAVIGKETRRQCQEKWGGLPDILLACVGGGSNAMGLFDEFVDEPSVRLIGVEAAGEGVNTDKHAATLTQGKVGVLHGAMSYLLQDDDGQVVEAHSISAGLDYPGVGPEHSYLKDLGRAEYYSVTDQQALDAFQRLSQLEGIIPALETSHAIAYLETLCPQLDGSPRLIINCSGRGDKDVQTVAKFLS, from the coding sequence ATGGTAAACATACAAGACATCAAAACTGCAACAGTCAGACCTGATGCTTTAGGCAGATTTGGCAAATTCGGCGGTAAATACGTTCCCGAAACCCTAATGCCGGCATTGAGTGAATTAGAAACAGCATATCACCAATATCGCCATGATATAGGTTTCCAAGCAGAACTGCAAAACTTACTCCGGGATTATGTCGGAAGACCCAGCCCGTTATATTTTGCCGAACGCCTGACCACACACTACGCTCGACCCGATGGCACAGGAGCGCAAATTTACTTAAAGCGTGAAGACTTAAATCATACAGGCGCACACAAAATTAATAACGCCTTAGCTCAGGGATTGTTAGCCAAACGCATGGGTAAACAGCGTATTATTGCTGAAACTGGCGCTGGTCAACATGGAGTAGCCACAGCTACGGTATGTGCGCGATTTGGTTTGAAGTGTGTGATTTACATGGGCATTCACGATATGGAACGCCAAGCCCTGAACGTGTTTCGCATGAAGCTCATGGGTGCAGAAGTGCGACCCGTAGAAGCAGGAACTGGAACCCTCAAAGATGCCACATCAGAAGCCATTCGGGATTGGGTGACAAATGTGGAAACCACCCATTACATTCTCGGTTCTGTAGCTGGTCCTCATCCTTACCCGATGATGGTGCGTGATTTCCACGCTGTTATCGGTAAAGAAACTCGCCGTCAGTGTCAGGAAAAGTGGGGAGGATTACCGGATATTCTCTTGGCTTGTGTGGGTGGCGGTTCTAATGCAATGGGATTATTTGATGAATTTGTAGATGAACCGAGTGTGCGCCTGATCGGAGTAGAAGCAGCCGGTGAGGGTGTAAATACTGATAAGCACGCAGCAACTTTAACACAAGGCAAAGTGGGAGTTCTGCACGGGGCGATGAGTTATTTACTCCAAGATGATGATGGTCAAGTTGTGGAAGCCCATTCTATTAGTGCGGGACTTGATTATCCCGGTGTTGGTCCTGAACATAGTTATTTAAAGGATTTGGGTCGGGCTGAATATTACAGCGTTACAGACCAACAAGCTTTAGATGCTTTTCAAAGACTTTCTCAATTAGAAGGGATTATACCAGCTTTGGAAACGTCTCATGCGATCGCCTATTTAGAAACCCTCTGTCCCCAACTCGATGGTAGTCCCCGCCTGATAATTAATTGCTCTGGTAGAGGCGACAAGGATGTGCAAACCGTCGCCAAATTCCTGAGTTAA